The Desulfuromonas sp. TF nucleotide sequence GGACCGGGCGAGGCGCGCCAGGAGAAACATCCCGGGAAGCGGACCTTCGGCAAGGGGGGAGGGCAGCCGCGGTTCAAGCCCGGCGGCAGAAAGCCGCCCCATACCCGGCGGGGGAAGTGACTCCCTTGAACGCCCGCCCACGATCTTTTATACTCACGCGATAGATACACTTTAAAGCTGTTGGAGAACAGAAAATGGAACTCGACCTGGACTTGCTGGATGATCTGATCAACAACCGAATCGATGAGATCGAAAAGAGTGTTGCCGGGACAGGCTATCTGGCCAGAACAGTCATCGGCGTCGGCACCTTTCTGCTCGATAACGAAGGGAATGTCGATCTGTTGACCTCCAAGCAAAAGGTCACCTTCGAAAGGTTTCTCAAGCCGCTTCTGGAAGAGAAGTAAGGCCATGAAAAATCTTGCCAATTTTTTCTTCGAAGTCGGCATGCTGAAGCGGACCCCGCGAACAGGCTTTCAGTTTCTCGGGTCGGGAGCCGAATCGGTGGCGGAGCATTCCTTCCGAACGGCGATCATCGGCTACACCCTGGCGCGTATGGACGGGGAAATCGATGTGGGGCGGGTGGTGCAGCTCTGCCTCTTCCATGACATCCCCGAAGCTCGCACAGGGGACCTCAATTACGTCAACAAGAAATATGTGACCGTTGACGAACAAAGGGCCGTTCAGGACCTGGCCCGTACCCTTCCTTTTGGCGCCGATTACCAGCTGATGATCGAGGAGTTCGCCGCCGGGCAGAGCCGCGAGGCGCTCATCGCTCACGATGCCGACCAGTTGGAGATGATCCTCGCCCTAAAGGAATACAAGGATCTTGGCAATCGCTACGCCGACGAGTGGTACCCGTTCGCCATGCGCAGGCTCCGGACCGAATCGGCCCGCCGCCTGGCGGAGACCGTCTGGGAGACCGACTCCACCCGCTGGTGGTTCGACGAGGACAGCGAATGGTGGGTCAAGGGCAAGAGGAGTGAGTGATCAGGAATCAGGCTGCGGGACTCGGGGCTTGACGACCTGCGGAAGAAGTGTTAAAAAGCCAATCTTATTAAAAAGCGTGTAAAGATTTGTCAGTTATGCTCTTTCGGGTTTTGCGCCCCACCCTCACGTCTCACGGAATGACCAATGCTCGACATCAAATATCTTCGCGACAATCTGGATGAGGCGCAACGCCGCCTTGCTGCCCGCGGCGGTGCGGTGGATCTGACCGCCTTCGGCGAGCTCGACGGGCGCCGGCGGGGACTTCTCGGCGAGTCGGAGACGCTCAAGGCGGAGAAGAACCGGGTTTCGGCCCTGATCGGCAGGACCAGGGACAAGAGCGAGGTGCGGGACGAAATCGCCCGGATGAAGGAAGTTTCCTCCCGGATCAAAGATCTGGACGAGGAGCTCAAGACGGTCGAGGAGCAGCTGCAGACGTTTTTGATGGTGATCCCCAATATTCCTCACGAAGAGTGCCCTGTGGGCGCCTCCGAGGAGGACAACCGCGAGGTGCGCCGCTGGGGAAATATCCGCGATTTCGATTTTAAGCCGAAGGCCCACTGGGATCTCGGCGAAGACCTCGGTATTCTGGACTTTGAACGCGCCGCGAAGCTCTCCGGCGCCCGCTTTGTCATCTACCGTGGGGCCGGGGCGCGGCTCGAGCGGGCGCTGATCAACTTCATGCTCGACCTGCACACCGGCGAACACAAATATATTGAAATATTGCCTCCCTTTATGGTAAACAGGGAGTCCATGACGGGGACCGGACAGCTCCCCAAGTTCGAGGACGATCTTTTCCATACCGAGGGAGTGGACCTCTTCCTGATCCCCACCGCCGAGGTTCCGGTGACCAATATCCACCGGAATGAGATCCTCTCCGCGGCGGAGTTACCGCTGTGCTACACGGCCTATACCCCCTGCTTCCGCAAGGAGGCCGGCTCCCATGGCCGGGACACCCGGGGATTGATACGCCAGCATCAGTTCAACAAGGTGGAGTTGGTCAAATTCGTGCGGCCGGAGCATTCGGATTCGGAACTTGATGGGCTGCTCGGTGATGCCGAAGAGGTCCTCCGACGTCTGGAGCTTCCCTACCGGGTTGTCGACCTTTGCACGGGTGATCTGGGGTTTTCCGCAGCCCGAACCTACGATATCGAGGTCTGGCTTCCTGCACAGGGTCTTTTCCGGGAGATTTCATCCTGCTCGAATTTTCGGGACTTCCAATCCCGCCGGGCCGGCATCCGGTTCCGCCGGGAAGAAGGGGCAAAGCCCGAACTGGTTCATACCCTGAACGGCTCCGGACTGGCCGTCGGACGTACCTTGGTGGCCATCCTCGAGAACTACCAGCAGGCGGACGGCTCGATCGTCGTTCCGAACGCCC carries:
- a CDS encoding HD domain-containing protein → MKNLANFFFEVGMLKRTPRTGFQFLGSGAESVAEHSFRTAIIGYTLARMDGEIDVGRVVQLCLFHDIPEARTGDLNYVNKKYVTVDEQRAVQDLARTLPFGADYQLMIEEFAAGQSREALIAHDADQLEMILALKEYKDLGNRYADEWYPFAMRRLRTESARRLAETVWETDSTRWWFDEDSEWWVKGKRSE
- the serS gene encoding serine--tRNA ligase, producing MLDIKYLRDNLDEAQRRLAARGGAVDLTAFGELDGRRRGLLGESETLKAEKNRVSALIGRTRDKSEVRDEIARMKEVSSRIKDLDEELKTVEEQLQTFLMVIPNIPHEECPVGASEEDNREVRRWGNIRDFDFKPKAHWDLGEDLGILDFERAAKLSGARFVIYRGAGARLERALINFMLDLHTGEHKYIEILPPFMVNRESMTGTGQLPKFEDDLFHTEGVDLFLIPTAEVPVTNIHRNEILSAAELPLCYTAYTPCFRKEAGSHGRDTRGLIRQHQFNKVELVKFVRPEHSDSELDGLLGDAEEVLRRLELPYRVVDLCTGDLGFSAARTYDIEVWLPAQGLFREISSCSNFRDFQSRRAGIRFRREEGAKPELVHTLNGSGLAVGRTLVAILENYQQADGSIVVPNALRPYMGGMERISG